Proteins encoded by one window of Hylaeus volcanicus isolate JK05 chromosome 7, UHH_iyHylVolc1.0_haploid, whole genome shotgun sequence:
- the LOC128880162 gene encoding kinesin-like protein Klp98A isoform X1, with protein sequence MASVKVAVRVRPFNKRELAMNAKMIVQMDGKKTRIFNTKTPGSCREIDREKYKDFTFDHSYWSYDPNDDNYASQEEVFFDLGTDVIESAFEGYNACVFAYGQTGSGKTFTMMGTPEAQGLIPRICKTLFARMAAGKESGASYRTEVSFLEIHNERVRDLLRLDQSQSHSLRVREHPKRGPYVQDLSSHLVYDYSDIQECMVRGNTHRTTASTNMNDVSSRSHAIFTITFVQAGLSEGNMPSETVSKVHLVDLAGSERANATGATGQRLKEGAHINKSLVTLGSVISALAEVSSASDTSSSSSKKSVFIPYRDSVLTWLLKDSLGGNSKTIMIAAISPADCNYGETLSTLRYANRAKNIINKPTINEDPNVKLIRELREEILKLKSLIGKDMSIERPPQMLLAQIHEKQEQEKVLTEEWTEKWRETQQILQEQKALGLRKSGVGVVLDSEMPHLVGIDDDLLSTGVTLYHLKEGRTLVGTEEAATTQDIVLTGGDVEPEHCVVELDSGVATLHPLSSHCWINTAQVDKPTRLSQGCIILLGRNNMFRYNDPVEAAKLRKEGGTGNGNLQSTVVNLSRLSLLSWSVSDLHASSSSDNLLNSSEDLRALEELEQQKAALIKEKEDFKVREREQEEREERWAARREALKGAQRELEREWGAQWKEWADAIAALESRQRELRARRNILEQERRDEMTQVESLCREVASLRTTLQSKHRQFQEFMNNHERTQRFHQWWEKTDDGAGSDGSLPESWSSLNDDKCVDAMRELVNHHKKELAVLETELQNKVKSLNEHQSKVDKMEEELMEIARKQKHIFNLELEGEGNTEKKLLLAKRTQEQLQEILRRKQSLSLNLKRALPASLDDQSLSGDDIVSNGESQSFLDACNRKLQIASAMNILPQNLPSSVDTADTFHTAAADSPEPRILFEDPNTKRFETSLDDEQEPDKQLDTSPKVYLENDKTRLPETKVNRKSSVEGVTEPEKCNGSAPKSPTDSITGMEIPEDSLESPVQRNPAMKRLNQRIARQRMMVMRCLETSTPSKEDLNRQIMILQELQKQQIELEVSLLEDERKNLRHSMSQCSDDRLQDHDDRVQTVESNTCRDLEVMNNTATLLTMSTTRSPIQRNNRPNTNDDEGLSESVAPRISSGRGYSTVYLTSQNRGDRLSSPYSLTITRSLPSLIANDTDCDNVINMIVSIPSYVIRGAGTSSHYEYEVRVVAQDDSWTLLRRYRRFRELYISMRQKYGSKVAAIRFPPRQVFPRYEVVARQRRKRLEEYLRRLIQVCSELPHCEPLYKYNGNLSNIDKQSLLEFSSFFRRGTFESSKYGTS encoded by the exons ACACCGGGCAGCTGCAGAGAAATCGACAGGGAGAAATACAAAGACTTCACGTTCGATCACTCCTACTGGTCCTATGACCCGAACGACGACAACTACGCGTCCCAGGAAGAG GTTTTCTTTGATCTTGGTACGGATGTAATAGAAAGTGCCTTCGAGGGCTACAATGCCTGCGTCTTTGCCTACGGCCAGACAGGGTCTGGGAAGACCTTTACGATGATGGGCACGCCG GAGGCTCAAGGATTGATACCACGGATCTGCAAAACGCTGTTCGCTAGAATGGCCGCGGGGAAAGAGAGCGGAGCGTCGTATAGAACCGAGGTATCCTTCCTGGAAATACACAATGAGAGAGTGAGAGACTTGCTAAGACTGGACCAGTCACAGTCTCATTCCCTCAGGGTGCGGGAGCATCCTAAGAGGGGCCCTTACGTCCAAGACCTGTCCAGCCACCTCGTGTACGATTATTCGGACATCCAG GAATGCATGGTGAGAGGCAACACGCACAGAACTACCGCTAGCACAAACATGAACGATGTGAGCAGTAGGAGTCACGCGATCTTTACGATAACGTTCGTGCAAGCTGGACTCTCCGAGGGCAACATGCCATCAGAGACCGTTTCCAAGGTGCATCTTGTCGACTTGGCCGGAAG CGAGCGTGCTAACGCTACGGGAGCCACTGGACAACGACTGAAAGAAGGTGCCCACATCAACAAGTCCCTGGTGACTTTAGGTTCTGTGATATCGGCGCTCGCGGAGGTCAGTTCCGCGAGCGAcacgtcttcttcttcttccaagAAGAGCGTCTTTATACCTTACCGCGACAGCGTGCTTACATGGCTGCTGAAGGACTCGCTCGGTGGTAACTCGAAGACTATAATGATCGCTGCTATTAGCCCAGCGGATTGCAACTATGGCGAGACCCTCAGCACGCTCAGGTACGCCAATCGAGCCAAGAACATCATCAATAAGCCAACCATCAACGAAGACCCGAACGTCAAGTTGATCAGGGAACTCAGGGAGGAGATCCTGAAGCTCAAGTCTCTTATTGGGAAAGATATG AGCATCGAGAGGCCACCGCAGATGTTATTGGCTCAGATTCACGAGAAGCAGGAGCAGGAGAAGGTGCTGACGGAGGAGTGGACGGAAAAGTGGCGGGAAACGCAGCAGATTCTTCAAGAGCAGAAAGCATTGGGTCTTCGGAAGAGTGGCGTTGGCGTGGTCCTGGATTCGGAAATGCCTCACTTGGTAGGAATCGATGACGATCTTCTCAGCACTGGCGTCACGCTGTACCATCTGAAAGAGGGAAGGACGTTAGTGGGAACGGAAGAAGCGGCAACCACGCAG GATATCGTATTGACCGGTGGCGACGTCGAACCAGAGCACTGCGTGGTAGAGTTAGACAGCGGCGTAGCAACCCTTCATCCCCTTTCTTCGCACTGCTGGATCAACACAGCGCAAGTAGATAAACCCACGCGCCTCTCGCAAGGCTGTATTATTCTACTGGGCAGGAACAATATGTTCCGGTACAACGATCCAGTAGAGGCGGCCAAGCTAAGAAAGGAAGGTGGAACGGGTAACGGTAACTTACAATCGACGGTCGTCAATCTTTCAAGATTGTCCCTCTTGAGTTGGAGTGTCTCGGATTTGCATGCCTCGTCCTCTAGCGATAACCTTTTAAATTCGAGCGAAGACCTCCGCGCGCTCGAGGAACTGGAACAGCAGAAGGCTGCCCTTATCAAGGAAAAGGAGGACTTCAAGGTTCGTGAG AGGGAACAGGAGGAACGAGAAGAGAGATGGGCCGCCAGAAGGGAGGCCCTGAAAGGCGCGCAACGTGAATTGGAACGCGAATGGGGCGCCCAATGGAAAGAGTGGGCGGACGCGATAGCCGCTCTCGAATCACGGCAACGCGAGTTGCGTGCGCGCCGTAACATCCTGGAGCAAGAGCGACGGGACGAAATGACGCAA GTAGAAAGTTTATGTAGGGAAGTTGCCTCTCTGCGCACAACATTGCAGTCCAAGCATCGTCAATTCCAAGAGTTCATGAACAATCACGAACGCACGCAAAGATTCCATCAATGGTGGGAGAAG ACGGACGACGGCGCCGGCAGCGACGGCAGCTTGCCAGAATCCTGGTCGAGTTTGAACGATGATAAATGCGTTGACGCGATGCGAGAGCTTGTTAATCATCAC aagaaagaaTTGGCCGTCTTGGAAACCGAGTTGCAAAACAAAGTGAAGTCCCTAAACGAACACCAAAGCAAGGTAGATAAAATGGAGGAAGAGCTGATGGAGATAGCTAGGAAGCAAAAGCACATATTTAACCTCGAA CTGGAAGGTGAAGGAAACACGGAGAAAAAATTGCTTCTAGCAAAGCGCACCCAGGAGCAGCTTCAGGAGATCCTACGACGGAAACAGAGTCTTTCGTTGAATTTGAAACGAGCTCTACCCGCGTCACTGGACGACCAGTCCCTGAGCGGCGACGATATCGTGTCCAACGGGGAGAGCCAATCGTTCCTGGACGCGTGTAATAGAAAACTTCAAATAGCCTCTGCAATGAACATACTGCCACAAAATCTTCCAAGTTCCGTCGATACCGCAGATACTTTTCATACAGCTGCGGCTGACTCTCCGGAGCCTCGCATTCTCTTCGAAGATCCTAACACGAAACGGTTTGAAACCTCGCTGGACGATGAACAAGAACCAGACAAGCAACTGGACACTTCCCCAAAAGTTTACTTGGAGAACGACAAGACGAGATTGCCTGAAACGAAAG TAAACAGAAAGTCTTCGGTGGAAGGTGTCACGGAGCCAGAGAAGTGTAACGGCAGTGCACCGAAATCACCAACGGACTCCATCACGGGAATGGAAATTCCTGAAGACTCGTTGGAGTCACCGGTGCAACGGAATCCAGCGATGAAACGTCTTAACCAAAGAATCGCTCGTCAACGAATGATGGTGATGAGGTGCCTAGAGACTAGCACTCCCTCGAAAGAAGACCTGAACAGGCAGATAATGATTCTGCAGGAGCTCCAGAAGCAGCAGATCGAATTGGAGGTGTCGCTCTTGGAAGATGAGCGAAAGAATCTCAGACATTCTATGTCGCAGTGCAGCGACGACAGGCTGCAGGACCATGACGACCGTGTGCAGACTGTAGAGTCGAACACATGTCGCGATTTAGAAGTTATGAATAACACAGCTACTCTGTTAACCATGTCCACAACGCGATCTCCGATTCAAAGGAACAACAGGCCTAATACCAACGACGACGAGGGTTTGTCGGAATCAGTTGCTCCTAGGATATCTTCTGGTAGAGGATACTCGACAGTTTATCTAACG AGTCAGAACCGAGGGGACCGATTGAGCAGTCCGTACTCCTTGACAATCACTAGATCCCTGCCGTCTTTGATAGCGAACGACACCGACTGCGACAATGTAATTAACATGATCGTCAGTATACCTTCCTACGTGATACGCGGAGCAGGGACGTCTAGCCATTACGAGTACGAAGTGCGTGTTGTAGCTCAAGACGATAGTTGGACGCTTCTGCGTAGATACAGAAGATTCCGGGAATTGTACATCTCCATGCGACAGAAATATGGTAGCAAG gTAGCAGCGATACGCTTCCCACCTCGACAAGTTTTTCCAAGGTACGAGGTAGTAGCGCGACAACGTAGGAAACGATTAGAGGAATATTTGCGACGACTGATACAAGTCTGCTCAGAATTGCCACACTGCGAACCTCTTTATAAGTACAACGGCAACTTAAGCAACATAGATAAGCAATCATTGCTGGAATTTAGTTCGTTCTTCAGACGGGGAACATTCGAGAGCAGTAAGTACGGGACGAGTTAA
- the LOC128880162 gene encoding kinesin-like protein Klp98A isoform X3 — translation MASVKVAVRVRPFNKRELAMNAKMIVQMDGKKTRIFNTKTPGSCREIDREKYKDFTFDHSYWSYDPNDDNYASQEEVFFDLGTDVIESAFEGYNACVFAYGQTGSGKTFTMMGTPEAQGLIPRICKTLFARMAAGKESGASYRTEVSFLEIHNERVRDLLRLDQSQSHSLRVREHPKRGPYVQDLSSHLVYDYSDIQECMVRGNTHRTTASTNMNDVSSRSHAIFTITFVQAGLSEGNMPSETVSKVHLVDLAGSERANATGATGQRLKEGAHINKSLVTLGSVISALAEVSSASDTSSSSSKKSVFIPYRDSVLTWLLKDSLGGNSKTIMIAAISPADCNYGETLSTLRYANRAKNIINKPTINEDPNVKLIRELREEILKLKSLIGKDMSIERPPQMLLAQIHEKQEQEKVLTEEWTEKWRETQQILQEQKALGLRKSGVGVVLDSEMPHLVGIDDDLLSTGVTLYHLKEGRTLVGTEEAATTQDIVLTGGDVEPEHCVVELDSGVATLHPLSSHCWINTAQVDKPTRLSQGCIILLGRNNMFRYNDPVEAAKLRKEGGTGNGNLQSTVVNLSRLSLLSWSVSDLHASSSSDNLLNSSEDLRALEELEQQKAALIKEKEDFKVREREQEEREERWAARREALKGAQRELEREWGAQWKEWADAIAALESRQRELRARRNILEQERRDEMTQTDDGAGSDGSLPESWSSLNDDKCVDAMRELVNHHKKELAVLETELQNKVKSLNEHQSKVDKMEEELMEIARKQKHIFNLELEGEGNTEKKLLLAKRTQEQLQEILRRKQSLSLNLKRALPASLDDQSLSGDDIVSNGESQSFLDACNRKLQIASAMNILPQNLPSSVDTADTFHTAAADSPEPRILFEDPNTKRFETSLDDEQEPDKQLDTSPKVYLENDKTRLPETKVNRKSSVEGVTEPEKCNGSAPKSPTDSITGMEIPEDSLESPVQRNPAMKRLNQRIARQRMMVMRCLETSTPSKEDLNRQIMILQELQKQQIELEVSLLEDERKNLRHSMSQCSDDRLQDHDDRVQTVESNTCRDLEVMNNTATLLTMSTTRSPIQRNNRPNTNDDEGLSESVAPRISSGRGYSTVYLTSQNRGDRLSSPYSLTITRSLPSLIANDTDCDNVINMIVSIPSYVIRGAGTSSHYEYEVRVVAQDDSWTLLRRYRRFRELYISMRQKYGSKVAAIRFPPRQVFPRYEVVARQRRKRLEEYLRRLIQVCSELPHCEPLYKYNGNLSNIDKQSLLEFSSFFRRGTFESSKYGTS, via the exons ACACCGGGCAGCTGCAGAGAAATCGACAGGGAGAAATACAAAGACTTCACGTTCGATCACTCCTACTGGTCCTATGACCCGAACGACGACAACTACGCGTCCCAGGAAGAG GTTTTCTTTGATCTTGGTACGGATGTAATAGAAAGTGCCTTCGAGGGCTACAATGCCTGCGTCTTTGCCTACGGCCAGACAGGGTCTGGGAAGACCTTTACGATGATGGGCACGCCG GAGGCTCAAGGATTGATACCACGGATCTGCAAAACGCTGTTCGCTAGAATGGCCGCGGGGAAAGAGAGCGGAGCGTCGTATAGAACCGAGGTATCCTTCCTGGAAATACACAATGAGAGAGTGAGAGACTTGCTAAGACTGGACCAGTCACAGTCTCATTCCCTCAGGGTGCGGGAGCATCCTAAGAGGGGCCCTTACGTCCAAGACCTGTCCAGCCACCTCGTGTACGATTATTCGGACATCCAG GAATGCATGGTGAGAGGCAACACGCACAGAACTACCGCTAGCACAAACATGAACGATGTGAGCAGTAGGAGTCACGCGATCTTTACGATAACGTTCGTGCAAGCTGGACTCTCCGAGGGCAACATGCCATCAGAGACCGTTTCCAAGGTGCATCTTGTCGACTTGGCCGGAAG CGAGCGTGCTAACGCTACGGGAGCCACTGGACAACGACTGAAAGAAGGTGCCCACATCAACAAGTCCCTGGTGACTTTAGGTTCTGTGATATCGGCGCTCGCGGAGGTCAGTTCCGCGAGCGAcacgtcttcttcttcttccaagAAGAGCGTCTTTATACCTTACCGCGACAGCGTGCTTACATGGCTGCTGAAGGACTCGCTCGGTGGTAACTCGAAGACTATAATGATCGCTGCTATTAGCCCAGCGGATTGCAACTATGGCGAGACCCTCAGCACGCTCAGGTACGCCAATCGAGCCAAGAACATCATCAATAAGCCAACCATCAACGAAGACCCGAACGTCAAGTTGATCAGGGAACTCAGGGAGGAGATCCTGAAGCTCAAGTCTCTTATTGGGAAAGATATG AGCATCGAGAGGCCACCGCAGATGTTATTGGCTCAGATTCACGAGAAGCAGGAGCAGGAGAAGGTGCTGACGGAGGAGTGGACGGAAAAGTGGCGGGAAACGCAGCAGATTCTTCAAGAGCAGAAAGCATTGGGTCTTCGGAAGAGTGGCGTTGGCGTGGTCCTGGATTCGGAAATGCCTCACTTGGTAGGAATCGATGACGATCTTCTCAGCACTGGCGTCACGCTGTACCATCTGAAAGAGGGAAGGACGTTAGTGGGAACGGAAGAAGCGGCAACCACGCAG GATATCGTATTGACCGGTGGCGACGTCGAACCAGAGCACTGCGTGGTAGAGTTAGACAGCGGCGTAGCAACCCTTCATCCCCTTTCTTCGCACTGCTGGATCAACACAGCGCAAGTAGATAAACCCACGCGCCTCTCGCAAGGCTGTATTATTCTACTGGGCAGGAACAATATGTTCCGGTACAACGATCCAGTAGAGGCGGCCAAGCTAAGAAAGGAAGGTGGAACGGGTAACGGTAACTTACAATCGACGGTCGTCAATCTTTCAAGATTGTCCCTCTTGAGTTGGAGTGTCTCGGATTTGCATGCCTCGTCCTCTAGCGATAACCTTTTAAATTCGAGCGAAGACCTCCGCGCGCTCGAGGAACTGGAACAGCAGAAGGCTGCCCTTATCAAGGAAAAGGAGGACTTCAAGGTTCGTGAG AGGGAACAGGAGGAACGAGAAGAGAGATGGGCCGCCAGAAGGGAGGCCCTGAAAGGCGCGCAACGTGAATTGGAACGCGAATGGGGCGCCCAATGGAAAGAGTGGGCGGACGCGATAGCCGCTCTCGAATCACGGCAACGCGAGTTGCGTGCGCGCCGTAACATCCTGGAGCAAGAGCGACGGGACGAAATGACGCAA ACGGACGACGGCGCCGGCAGCGACGGCAGCTTGCCAGAATCCTGGTCGAGTTTGAACGATGATAAATGCGTTGACGCGATGCGAGAGCTTGTTAATCATCAC aagaaagaaTTGGCCGTCTTGGAAACCGAGTTGCAAAACAAAGTGAAGTCCCTAAACGAACACCAAAGCAAGGTAGATAAAATGGAGGAAGAGCTGATGGAGATAGCTAGGAAGCAAAAGCACATATTTAACCTCGAA CTGGAAGGTGAAGGAAACACGGAGAAAAAATTGCTTCTAGCAAAGCGCACCCAGGAGCAGCTTCAGGAGATCCTACGACGGAAACAGAGTCTTTCGTTGAATTTGAAACGAGCTCTACCCGCGTCACTGGACGACCAGTCCCTGAGCGGCGACGATATCGTGTCCAACGGGGAGAGCCAATCGTTCCTGGACGCGTGTAATAGAAAACTTCAAATAGCCTCTGCAATGAACATACTGCCACAAAATCTTCCAAGTTCCGTCGATACCGCAGATACTTTTCATACAGCTGCGGCTGACTCTCCGGAGCCTCGCATTCTCTTCGAAGATCCTAACACGAAACGGTTTGAAACCTCGCTGGACGATGAACAAGAACCAGACAAGCAACTGGACACTTCCCCAAAAGTTTACTTGGAGAACGACAAGACGAGATTGCCTGAAACGAAAG TAAACAGAAAGTCTTCGGTGGAAGGTGTCACGGAGCCAGAGAAGTGTAACGGCAGTGCACCGAAATCACCAACGGACTCCATCACGGGAATGGAAATTCCTGAAGACTCGTTGGAGTCACCGGTGCAACGGAATCCAGCGATGAAACGTCTTAACCAAAGAATCGCTCGTCAACGAATGATGGTGATGAGGTGCCTAGAGACTAGCACTCCCTCGAAAGAAGACCTGAACAGGCAGATAATGATTCTGCAGGAGCTCCAGAAGCAGCAGATCGAATTGGAGGTGTCGCTCTTGGAAGATGAGCGAAAGAATCTCAGACATTCTATGTCGCAGTGCAGCGACGACAGGCTGCAGGACCATGACGACCGTGTGCAGACTGTAGAGTCGAACACATGTCGCGATTTAGAAGTTATGAATAACACAGCTACTCTGTTAACCATGTCCACAACGCGATCTCCGATTCAAAGGAACAACAGGCCTAATACCAACGACGACGAGGGTTTGTCGGAATCAGTTGCTCCTAGGATATCTTCTGGTAGAGGATACTCGACAGTTTATCTAACG AGTCAGAACCGAGGGGACCGATTGAGCAGTCCGTACTCCTTGACAATCACTAGATCCCTGCCGTCTTTGATAGCGAACGACACCGACTGCGACAATGTAATTAACATGATCGTCAGTATACCTTCCTACGTGATACGCGGAGCAGGGACGTCTAGCCATTACGAGTACGAAGTGCGTGTTGTAGCTCAAGACGATAGTTGGACGCTTCTGCGTAGATACAGAAGATTCCGGGAATTGTACATCTCCATGCGACAGAAATATGGTAGCAAG gTAGCAGCGATACGCTTCCCACCTCGACAAGTTTTTCCAAGGTACGAGGTAGTAGCGCGACAACGTAGGAAACGATTAGAGGAATATTTGCGACGACTGATACAAGTCTGCTCAGAATTGCCACACTGCGAACCTCTTTATAAGTACAACGGCAACTTAAGCAACATAGATAAGCAATCATTGCTGGAATTTAGTTCGTTCTTCAGACGGGGAACATTCGAGAGCAGTAAGTACGGGACGAGTTAA